The genomic DNA GCCAGCGCCTGACGGTTCATGTCGCAACCAAGCTCAACCATTCGCATCTGGTGCCGGGGCAGGAATCTTTCATCCTGCCTTGCCTTGGCCGCACCGAGATCGACCTCAATTCCAGAGGTGTGGCCCAGATCGTGACAGTCGAAGATTCCATGAGCATGGTGCACGGTTCGGGCGGCATCAATGCGCCTGCTTCATCACATCTTCGTTCGGAAGTGGCGATCATTGCGGGTATGGCGCAGGCGACGCTTGGGGCAAATCCGGTCAACTGGCTGGAGCTTGCCGACGACTATGATCTTATCCGCAACCATATCGCCCGTGTGTTGCCGGACTTCTACGATTTCAATGCTCGTGTACGGGTTCCGCGTGGCTTCCATTTGCGCAATTCTGCCCGTGAGCTGGAATGGAATACGACAAAGGGCAAGGCGACATTCTGGACCGGCGCCCTTCCGGAAGCTGTCGAGCATCAGCAGGCACGCGGCACGCCGGGGCGTTATGTGCTGCAGACCTTCCGCAGCCACGACCAGTACAACACCACCATTTATGGCATGGATGACCGCTATCGCGGTGTCTATGGCGAACGACAGGTCGTCTTCATGAATGAAGCTGACATGGCGGATATCGGTGTCGAGGCCGGTGACCGGGCTGATATTGTTGGCGAATTCGATGATGGTGTGGAGCGTATCGCGCGCGATTTCCGCTTCGTGCCCTATGACATCCCGCGCGGTTGTATTGCGGGCTACTATCCGGAAATGAACGTGCTGGTGCCGCTCGCCAGTTCTGGTGATGAAAGCTACACGCCCACATCGAAATCGGTGATCGTTTCGTTCCGCCCCCTTAAATCGGCAGCTGCATGATGGATGAGGGCGAAGTGGAATATATGGCGTTCGTCGATGCTTTGATGACGGCGTCCAGCAATTTGACCGGGCTTGGTGCCGGGATCATCGCCGCGCTGGCGCTGGATATCGCGTCGGATAGCCGAACTTTTGCGCGTTCGCTGGGGATCGCTCATGCGCTTGTGCTCCGGGAAATTTCAGTGCTCGGGCAGGACCACGGTTATGTGCGGATCAAACAGCGCGATCCGCGCACGCAACGCACACGTTACGAATTGAACGTTGCCGGTAAAAGGCTTGTCGAGGAGGCAACGAGTTAGCCGCCGCCGATATTCTTGAAATTCAACACAACTATATATTTCTATTTATAAATTCTCTGATCGAAGGCAATGCCTGCCGATTGCTCCTGAGTAAGTGTTTTCGAAAAGACTTTAATAGCGATAACTATGATTCATCATCTTTTACAACGCCGCTTTTCTCTGCAAAGCTTTAGTTGCATTCTCAACAGAACCAAACCAGTGAGAATCGTGTAAATGGCAGCAAAACCATTCATTTACAGCGTGCAGAATGGGTGGAGGCGCGTTATGGGCCAGCTTGCTCCCCATTTCAAAGCACCCCGTATACTGCTCTTTTGTCTGGGGCTGCTTGCGCCGGGCACAATGTTGCAGGCGCAAGCCGACTCGCTCGACATCGTGCCGGTGGCAGCGGTAAAGGCAGTCGCCAGCGATTATCAACCGAAACTGACCTTATCCGGCGCCATTGCGGCACGGTCGCTTGTCAATGTCTCGTTTCGTCTGAACGGTCAGGTTGTGCAGCGTCTGGTCGAGATCGGCCAGCACGTGGAAAAGGGGCAGCCTCTCGCCAGCATCGATAATGTTGAGCAACAGGCCAATCTGCGCGTTGCACAGGCGTCGAAAGATGCTGCGCAGGCGCAGCTGGTGCAGGCCCAGGCCAATTTTGCGCGACAGAAGGCATTGCTGGCACAAGGGTTCACCACTCGCAGCACCTACGATCAGGCAAACCAGAACCTGCAAACGACGCAAAGCGCTCTTGCCAGCGCTGAAAGCCAGCTCAACGATGCACGCGATCAGCTCTCCTACACTGAATTGCAGGCACCCGTTTCAGGCGTGATTACGGCGCGCAATGTCGAGGCCGGTCAGGTCGTGCAGGCCGCACAGACAGCGTTCTCGATTGCCGAGGATGGCCCACGTGACGCGGTCTTCGATGTGCAGGAAACACTGGTCAATCATGCCAAAATTGGAATGGACGTAACGATTGCGCTGCTGTCCGATGCGTCGATAAGTGCCGAAGGCAAGGTTCGTGAGATTTCTCCGGTGGTCGATGCGCAGACTGGAACCGTACGGTTAAAGGTCGGCATAGCGCAAACCCCGCCTCAGATGGCGCTCGGGGCCACAGTGACCGGCACGGTTCATATGGACACGGTGAAGGTAGTCGTTTTGCCATGGAGCGCAATGACTTCGGATGCCGGGCGTACAGCCGTCTGGAGGCTCTCGAAGGATTCCAAGGTGGCAACGCTGGTTCCGATCAAGGTGCTCTCATACGAAAAGGGGCGACTACTCGTGGAAGGCGGACTGCAGGAAGGCGAGCTGATCGTCACGAAGGGCGCACAAATGCTGCGTTCTGGCGAGCCGACCGAAGTCGTGCAGGAACAGGAAGGACAAGTTGCGCAATGAAGGCGACAATCCAGTTTCCTAGAATCCACACCATGAGCAGTATTGCTGTTATCGCTGCCATGCTTGCGCTTGCCGCTTGCGGAAAAGGTGAAGAGAACACGGCTGAGACGGACCCTGTCCGTCCGGTTCTTTATATGGTGGTCGAGCCCAAGCCCGTAACGCAGACGGGTTTTGCAGGCACGATTGAGCCACGCTATTCCACTGATCTTGCATTCCGTGTGCTCGGGCGAATTATCAATCGGCCTGTTCAGGTGGGGGATATTGTGAAAAAGGACGAGATGGTTGCGATGGTTGATCCATCCAACCTCGATCTTGCCGTTCAGTCTGCGAGGGCTGATCTGGCGAGCGCCGAAGCACAATATGCCAACGCTGCGGCGAGCGAAGAACGCCAGAGCATCCTGCTTAAGGGCAACAACGTTTCGCAAGCCGATTATGATGCCGCCAGACAGGCGCGTGACAGCGCAGAGGCCGGGTTGGAAAAAGCCAGGGCAGGACTGAAAAAGGCGCAGGATCAGCGCAGTTA from Brucella anthropi ATCC 49188 includes the following:
- a CDS encoding efflux RND transporter periplasmic adaptor subunit, which gives rise to MLQAQADSLDIVPVAAVKAVASDYQPKLTLSGAIAARSLVNVSFRLNGQVVQRLVEIGQHVEKGQPLASIDNVEQQANLRVAQASKDAAQAQLVQAQANFARQKALLAQGFTTRSTYDQANQNLQTTQSALASAESQLNDARDQLSYTELQAPVSGVITARNVEAGQVVQAAQTAFSIAEDGPRDAVFDVQETLVNHAKIGMDVTIALLSDASISAEGKVREISPVVDAQTGTVRLKVGIAQTPPQMALGATVTGTVHMDTVKVVVLPWSAMTSDAGRTAVWRLSKDSKVATLVPIKVLSYEKGRLLVEGGLQEGELIVTKGAQMLRSGEPTEVVQEQEGQVAQ